A genomic region of Phragmites australis chromosome 2, lpPhrAust1.1, whole genome shotgun sequence contains the following coding sequences:
- the LOC133908908 gene encoding probable serine/threonine-protein kinase PBL23 isoform X3: MGLFTSAAKRCNGKMLLRGACACCCSCSSVSCGLHVKEEASTSAPDKKKKRWRKRRFWRKKKKAKKEGSDDSELRKPNENDLADLVNNISAKSDVCKNVNAAEEILRGSNQNMPSRALTFSQLGAATNEFSENNLLGEGGFGRVYKGRLEDTKEVIAVKQLDKDGFQGNREFLVEVLMLSLLHHPNLVKLLGYCTDSDQRILVYEYMPKGSLEDHLLDLPPNWKPLPWHTRMQIAVGAAKGIEYLHEVANPPVIYRDLKASNILLDRNFNAKLSDFGLAKLGPIGDESHVSTRVMGTYGYCAPEYAMTGKLTKMSDIYSFGVVLLELVTGRRAIDTARPSEEQVLVQWAAPLLRDKKRFVRLADPLLGKRYPVKGLYQALAVASMCLQEDAGSRPVISDVVAALSFLADPKYYPPEGTEAAQKGTEESKPKEKKTEKDSSSPPMVSEIRPADDEIKQR; this comes from the exons ATGGGCCTCTTCACGTCTGCCGCGAAGAGATGCAACGGCAAGATGCTCCTCCGCGGCGCGTGCGcgtgctgctgctcctgttcgtcCGTGTCGTGTGGTCTCCATGTCAAGGAAGAGGCGTCGACGTCCGCGCcggataagaagaagaagaggtggaggaagaggaggttctggagaaagaagaagaaggccaagaaggAGGGCAGCGACGACAGCGAGCTCAGGAAGCCTAATGAGAACGACCTCGCAGACCTCGTGAACAACATTTCGGCAAAGTCGG ACGTTTGCAAGAACGTGAATGCAGCCGAGGAGATCCTACGGGGCAGCAACCAAAACATGCCCAGCAGGGCGCTGACGTTCAGTCAGCTGGGCGCCGCGACCAACGAGTTCAGCGAGAACAACCTGCTCGGAGAAGGTGGCTTTGGAAGGGTGTACAAAGGCCGCCTCGAGGACACCAAAGAG GTTATTGCCGTGAAGCAGCTGGACAAGGACGGTTTCCAGGGCAACCGCGAGTTCCTCGTCGAGGTGCTGATGCTCAGCCTCCTGCACCACCCGAACCTCGTCAAACTCCTCGGCTACTGCACAGATTCCGACCAACGAATCCTGGTCTACGAGTACATGCCCAAGGGCTCATTGGAGGATCATCTCCTCG ATCTGCCTCCGAACTGGAAGCCTTTGCCGTGGCACACGCGGATGCAGATCGCAGTGGGCGCGGCGAAGGGCATCGAGTACCTGCACGAGGTGGCCAACCCGCCGGTGATCTACCGCGACCTCAAGGCGTCCAACATCCTCCTGGACAGGAACTTCAACGCCAAGCTCTCCGACTTCGGGCTCGCCAAGCTTGGACCCATCGGCGACGAGAGCCACGTTAGCACCAGGGTCATGGGCACGTACGGCTACTGCGCCCCCGAGTACGCCATGACCGGTAAGCTCACCAAGATGTCCGACATCTACAGCTTCGGCGTCGTTCTGCTGGAGCTCGTCACCGGCCGCCGCGCCATCGACACCGCGAGGCCGTCGGAGGAGCAAGTCCTTGTCCAGTGG GCGGCGCCACTGCTCAGAGACAAGAAGAGGTTCGTGAGGCTGGCCGATCCATTGCTGGGCAAGAGGTACCCTGTGAAGGGGCTGTACCAAGCGCTCGCGGTTGCATCCATGTGCCTGCAGGAGGACGCCGGCAGCAGGCCGGTGATCAGCGACGTGGTCGCGGCGCTCTCGTTTCTTGCCGACCCGAAATATTATCCTCCGGAAGGCACGGAAGCTGCGCAGAAGGGAACAGAAGAAAGCAAAccgaaggagaagaagacagaAAAAGATAGTAGCAGTCCTCCCATGGTTTCTGAGATTAGACCGGCAGACGATGAAATCAAGCAGAGATGA
- the LOC133910123 gene encoding uncharacterized protein LOC133910123: MGNCLKLQREASWVDDGEWEVAEGKGTAAVEKMERVEVKIRVTKRQLQELLEKAGGRDGKVRQVEKVLAELMTSGRVCYQPPEEMMRGHWRPSLQSIPEAAEES, from the coding sequence ATGGGGAACTGTCTCAAGCTGCAGCGGGAGGCGTCGTGGGTGGACGACGGCGAGTGGGAGGTGGCGGAGGGCAAGGGGACGGCCGCCGTCGAGAAGATGGAGCGGGTGGAAGTGAAGATCAGGGTGACGAAGCGGCAGCTGCAGGAGCTGCTGGAGAAGGCCGGCGGCCGGGACGGCAAGGTGCGGCAGGTGGAGAAGGTGCTGGCTGAGCTGATGACCTCCGGCAGGGTGTGCTACCAGCCGCCGGAGGAGATGATGAGGGGGCATTGGAGGCCGTCCTTGCAGAGCATACCGGAAGCTGCCGAGGAGTCATGA
- the LOC133908908 gene encoding small ribosomal subunit protein mS86 (rPPR1)-like isoform X1: MPSRALTFSQLGAATNEFSENNLLGEGGFGRVYKGRLEDTKEVIAVKQLDKDGFQGNREFLVEVLMLSLLHHPNLVKLLGYCTDSDQRILVYEYMPKGSLEDHLLDLPPNWKPLPWHTRMQIAVGAAKGIEYLHEVANPPVIYRDLKASNILLDRNFNAKLSDFGLAKLGPIGDESHVSTRVMGTYGYCAPEYAMTGKLTKMSDIYSFGVVLLELVTGRRAIDTARPSEEQVLVQWAAPLLRDKKRFVRLADPLLGKRYPVKGLYQALAVASMCLQEDAGSRPVISDVVAALSFLSTATATAPAPTPGSILNPSSPSTPLTSRQKTRLAISLLKSSPPPPPDQILSICRAAALSPDTHIDRVALSLAASKLSSAPDSLRELASTVLTPRYAPHAIALFGQAGLLPDAISTFQSSPSTRSLNALLFACIVSGNHTEAARIFQTFPDAHGVKPNTETFNAIIKSFAEFGTIRSFYSVFDEMCKKGVKPNATTFTTALAGFYKEERFDDIGKVIELMKKHACGESLTVYNVRVQSLCKLGRSGEAKALVNEMVKKGTKPSWVTYNHLIYGFCKEGDLEEAKRLYKEMGRKGLVGDSNFYFTLIHYLCQGGDFDSALGVYNEIAARNWVPCFSTMKMLVNGLAGSSRIDEAKGIIEKMKEKFPDKTDGWKEVEEALPQ, translated from the exons ATGCCCAGCAGGGCGCTGACGTTCAGTCAGCTGGGCGCCGCGACCAACGAGTTCAGCGAGAACAACCTGCTCGGAGAAGGTGGCTTTGGAAGGGTGTACAAAGGCCGCCTCGAGGACACCAAAGAG GTTATTGCCGTGAAGCAGCTGGACAAGGACGGTTTCCAGGGCAACCGCGAGTTCCTCGTCGAGGTGCTGATGCTCAGCCTCCTGCACCACCCGAACCTCGTCAAACTCCTCGGCTACTGCACAGATTCCGACCAACGAATCCTGGTCTACGAGTACATGCCCAAGGGCTCATTGGAGGATCATCTCCTCG ATCTGCCTCCGAACTGGAAGCCTTTGCCGTGGCACACGCGGATGCAGATCGCAGTGGGCGCGGCGAAGGGCATCGAGTACCTGCACGAGGTGGCCAACCCGCCGGTGATCTACCGCGACCTCAAGGCGTCCAACATCCTCCTGGACAGGAACTTCAACGCCAAGCTCTCCGACTTCGGGCTCGCCAAGCTTGGACCCATCGGCGACGAGAGCCACGTTAGCACCAGGGTCATGGGCACGTACGGCTACTGCGCCCCCGAGTACGCCATGACCGGTAAGCTCACCAAGATGTCCGACATCTACAGCTTCGGCGTCGTTCTGCTGGAGCTCGTCACCGGCCGCCGCGCCATCGACACCGCGAGGCCGTCGGAGGAGCAAGTCCTTGTCCAGTGG GCGGCGCCACTGCTCAGAGACAAGAAGAGGTTCGTGAGGCTGGCCGATCCATTGCTGGGCAAGAGGTACCCTGTGAAGGGGCTGTACCAAGCGCTCGCGGTTGCATCCATGTGCCTGCAGGAGGACGCCGGCAGCAGGCCGGTGATCAGCGACGTGGTCGCGGCGCTCTCGTT cctctctaCGGCCACGGCCACCGCTCCGGCCCCCACCCCGGGCTCCATACTCAACCCGTCCTCCCCGAGCACACCCCTCACCTCGCGGCAGAAGACCCGCCTCGCCATATCCCTCCTCAAGTCCtcccccccgccgccgcccgaccAGATCCTCTCCATCTGCCGCGCCGCTGCGCTTTCCCCGGACACTCACATCGACCGCGTCGCCCTGTCTCTCGCCGCATCGAAGCTCTCCTCCGCCCCGGACTCCCTTCGCGAACTCGCTTCCACCGTTCTCACGCCCCGCTACGCTCCCCACGCCATCGCGCTCTTCGGCCAGGCCGGCCTCCTTCCCGACGCCATCTCCACCTTCCAGTCGTCCCCCTCCACCCGCTCCCTCAACGCCCTCCTCTTCGCATGCATCGTCTCCGGCAACCACACTGAGGCCGCCCGCATCTTCCAGACCTTCCCGGACGCACATGGCGTCAAGCCCAACACCGAGACCTTCAACGCCATTATCAAATCCTTCGCCGAGTTCGGCACCATAAGGTCCTTCTATTCGGTGTTCGACGAAATGTGCAAGAAGGGCGTGAAGCCCAACGCCACCACGTTTACCACCGCGCTCGCTGGTTTCTACAAGGAGGAGCGGTTCGATGACATAGGGAAGGTGATAGAGCTCATGAAGAAGCATGCATGTGGTGAGTCGCTGACAGTGTACAATGTTAGGGTGCAGAGTTTGTGCAAACTCGGTCGGAGTGGTGAGGCAAAGGCATTAGTGAACGAGATGGTGAAGAAGGGCACAAAGCCAAGTTGGGTGACTTACAACCATTTGATATATGGATTCTGTAAGGAGGGGGATTTGGAGGAAGCAAAGCGGTTATACAAAGAGATGGGGCGGAAGGGGCTTGTTGGGGATAGTAATTTCTATTTTACGCTCATTCACTACCTTTGTCAGGGTGGCGATTTTGATTCTGCCCTTGGAGTATACAATGAGATAGCAGCTAGGAATTGGGTGCCATGCTTCTCGACCATGAAGATGCTTGTGAATGGGCTTGCTGGCAGCTCAAGGATCGATGAGGCAAAGGGGATTATTGAGAAGATGAAGGAGAAGTTCCCTGATAAAACTGATGGGTGGAAGGAGGTAGAGGAGGCATTGCCTCAATAG
- the LOC133908908 gene encoding probable serine/threonine-protein kinase PBL23 isoform X2, with amino-acid sequence MGLFTSAAKRCNGKMLLRGACACCCSCSSVSCGLHVKEEASTSAPDKKKKRWRKRRFWRKKKKAKKEGSDDSELRKPNENDLADLVNNISAKSAEEILRGSNQNMPSRALTFSQLGAATNEFSENNLLGEGGFGRVYKGRLEDTKEVIAVKQLDKDGFQGNREFLVEVLMLSLLHHPNLVKLLGYCTDSDQRILVYEYMPKGSLEDHLLDLPPNWKPLPWHTRMQIAVGAAKGIEYLHEVANPPVIYRDLKASNILLDRNFNAKLSDFGLAKLGPIGDESHVSTRVMGTYGYCAPEYAMTGKLTKMSDIYSFGVVLLELVTGRRAIDTARPSEEQVLVQWAAPLLRDKKRFVRLADPLLGKRYPVKGLYQALAVASMCLQEDAGSRPVISDVVAALSFLADPKYYPPEGTEAAQKGTEESKPKEKKTEKDSSSPPMVSEIRPADDEIKQR; translated from the exons ATGGGCCTCTTCACGTCTGCCGCGAAGAGATGCAACGGCAAGATGCTCCTCCGCGGCGCGTGCGcgtgctgctgctcctgttcgtcCGTGTCGTGTGGTCTCCATGTCAAGGAAGAGGCGTCGACGTCCGCGCcggataagaagaagaagaggtggaggaagaggaggttctggagaaagaagaagaaggccaagaaggAGGGCAGCGACGACAGCGAGCTCAGGAAGCCTAATGAGAACGACCTCGCAGACCTCGTGAACAACATTTCGGCAAAGTCGG CCGAGGAGATCCTACGGGGCAGCAACCAAAACATGCCCAGCAGGGCGCTGACGTTCAGTCAGCTGGGCGCCGCGACCAACGAGTTCAGCGAGAACAACCTGCTCGGAGAAGGTGGCTTTGGAAGGGTGTACAAAGGCCGCCTCGAGGACACCAAAGAG GTTATTGCCGTGAAGCAGCTGGACAAGGACGGTTTCCAGGGCAACCGCGAGTTCCTCGTCGAGGTGCTGATGCTCAGCCTCCTGCACCACCCGAACCTCGTCAAACTCCTCGGCTACTGCACAGATTCCGACCAACGAATCCTGGTCTACGAGTACATGCCCAAGGGCTCATTGGAGGATCATCTCCTCG ATCTGCCTCCGAACTGGAAGCCTTTGCCGTGGCACACGCGGATGCAGATCGCAGTGGGCGCGGCGAAGGGCATCGAGTACCTGCACGAGGTGGCCAACCCGCCGGTGATCTACCGCGACCTCAAGGCGTCCAACATCCTCCTGGACAGGAACTTCAACGCCAAGCTCTCCGACTTCGGGCTCGCCAAGCTTGGACCCATCGGCGACGAGAGCCACGTTAGCACCAGGGTCATGGGCACGTACGGCTACTGCGCCCCCGAGTACGCCATGACCGGTAAGCTCACCAAGATGTCCGACATCTACAGCTTCGGCGTCGTTCTGCTGGAGCTCGTCACCGGCCGCCGCGCCATCGACACCGCGAGGCCGTCGGAGGAGCAAGTCCTTGTCCAGTGG GCGGCGCCACTGCTCAGAGACAAGAAGAGGTTCGTGAGGCTGGCCGATCCATTGCTGGGCAAGAGGTACCCTGTGAAGGGGCTGTACCAAGCGCTCGCGGTTGCATCCATGTGCCTGCAGGAGGACGCCGGCAGCAGGCCGGTGATCAGCGACGTGGTCGCGGCGCTCTCGTTTCTTGCCGACCCGAAATATTATCCTCCGGAAGGCACGGAAGCTGCGCAGAAGGGAACAGAAGAAAGCAAAccgaaggagaagaagacagaAAAAGATAGTAGCAGTCCTCCCATGGTTTCTGAGATTAGACCGGCAGACGATGAAATCAAGCAGAGATGA